The Microbacterium sp. Nx66 genome contains a region encoding:
- a CDS encoding YccF domain-containing protein, with the protein MRTILNIIWVILAGWALFLGYVLAGLLLCIPIITIPWAIASFRIAAYAIWPFGREVVSKPTAGVGSFLGNVLWVILAGWWLALGHIVSGLALCITIIGIPMGIADFKMVPVSLMPLGKEIVSTRQGAFDRTL; encoded by the coding sequence ATGCGCACGATCCTCAACATCATCTGGGTCATCCTCGCGGGCTGGGCGCTCTTCCTCGGCTACGTGCTGGCCGGCCTGCTGCTGTGCATCCCGATCATCACGATCCCGTGGGCCATCGCGTCGTTCCGCATCGCCGCCTACGCCATCTGGCCCTTCGGCCGCGAGGTCGTCAGCAAGCCGACGGCCGGCGTGGGTTCGTTCCTCGGGAACGTGCTCTGGGTCATCCTCGCGGGATGGTGGCTCGCGCTCGGTCACATCGTGTCGGGACTGGCGCTGTGCATCACCATCATCGGCATCCCGATGGGCATCGCCGACTTCAAGATGGTCCCGGTCTCGCTCATGCCACTCGGCAAGGAGATCGTCTCCACCCGTCAGGGCGCGTTCGACCGCACGCTCTAG
- a CDS encoding glycerophosphodiester phosphodiesterase family protein yields MPSKSPLVIGHRGAPGYRPEHTRSSYELALAMGVDAVEPDVVATKDGVLVVRHENEISGTTDVADHPEFADRRTTRRVDGAALTGWFTEDFTWEELSTLRCRERLPKIRSSSASFDGAEPILRLRDVLDLVRAAAAAQGREIGVVLEVKHATHFASIGLDLAPLIAQELRDARWAAGELPLIVESFESTVLRQLRAEGVDASFVYLIEAAGQPYDLLVAEGATALSYPETVVPENLDRLVGRVDGISVDKKMLLVPGTTLVADAHARGLTVFTWTCRPENTFLAAPHRGPGGKSAFGDYEAEWAVIARQGVDGVFVDHPDLGVAVFRA; encoded by the coding sequence GTGCCCAGCAAATCCCCGCTCGTCATCGGGCATCGCGGCGCTCCCGGCTACCGCCCCGAGCACACCCGCTCGTCCTACGAGCTCGCCCTCGCGATGGGGGTCGACGCCGTCGAGCCGGATGTGGTCGCCACCAAGGACGGCGTCCTTGTCGTGCGGCACGAGAACGAGATCTCCGGCACCACCGACGTCGCCGATCACCCGGAGTTCGCCGACCGCCGGACGACGAGGCGCGTGGACGGCGCCGCGCTGACCGGCTGGTTCACCGAGGACTTCACCTGGGAGGAACTGTCCACGCTGCGGTGCCGGGAGCGGCTGCCGAAGATCCGGTCGTCCAGCGCCTCCTTCGACGGCGCGGAGCCGATCCTGCGTCTGCGCGACGTGCTCGACCTGGTGCGGGCGGCCGCGGCCGCTCAGGGGCGGGAGATCGGCGTCGTGCTCGAGGTCAAACACGCCACCCACTTCGCGAGCATCGGGCTCGACCTCGCGCCCCTCATCGCGCAGGAGCTGCGGGATGCGCGGTGGGCGGCGGGGGAGCTGCCGCTCATCGTGGAGAGCTTCGAATCGACCGTGCTCCGACAGCTCCGTGCCGAGGGCGTCGACGCGAGCTTCGTCTACCTCATCGAGGCGGCGGGACAGCCGTACGATCTCCTCGTCGCGGAGGGAGCAACCGCCCTGAGTTACCCGGAGACGGTGGTGCCCGAGAACCTCGACCGTCTGGTCGGGCGGGTCGACGGGATCAGCGTCGACAAGAAGATGCTCCTCGTGCCGGGGACGACGCTGGTGGCCGACGCCCATGCCCGCGGTCTGACCGTCTTCACCTGGACCTGTCGGCCGGAGAACACCTTCCTCGCGGCGCCGCACCGCGGACCGGGAGGCAAGAGCGCGTTCGGGGACTACGAGGCCGAGTGGGCCGTGATCGCGCGGCAGGGCGTGGACGGCGTCTTCGTCGACCACCCCGACCTCGGCGTCGCCGTCTTCCGCGCCTGA
- a CDS encoding GlsB/YeaQ/YmgE family stress response membrane protein, which translates to MSFLGFLLLGLIAGAIAKLILPGKQGGGWFITLLLGVVGALLGGWLGSLILNRPLTEFWDLGTWLLAIGGSIIVLLIYGLIAGRSQRVND; encoded by the coding sequence ATGAGTTTTCTCGGCTTTCTTCTTCTCGGCCTCATCGCCGGAGCCATCGCGAAGCTGATCCTGCCCGGCAAGCAGGGCGGCGGATGGTTCATCACCCTGCTGCTCGGCGTCGTCGGCGCCCTGCTCGGCGGCTGGCTCGGCAGCCTGATCCTCAACCGTCCGCTCACGGAGTTCTGGGACCTCGGCACCTGGCTCCTGGCCATCGGCGGTTCGATCATCGTGCTGCTGATCTACGGCCTCATCGCGGGCCGCAGCCAGCGGGTCAACGACTGA
- a CDS encoding Bax inhibitor-1/YccA family protein, translated as MSNFAFNNPAFQQQDPRNVATYPGAPQGAQGAQAASLQHGAMDAAANAQLEGMYAAPAAGALETDRMSVEDTVWKTAGLFGILLVTAAVGWVLTLGGLDVPRYDPYNPAAVNVLPWALGALGGFVLAMVITFTSRKKVRPALIFAYAAFEGLFIGGISAFFEVRWPGIVFQATLATVSVVGVTLALFASGKIRASKKATKIFMIAMIGYLVFSLLNLVLMWTGINDNAFGLFSAEIMGIPLGLIIGVLVVIMAAYSLVLDFDQIQQGVRNGAPRKYGWLGGFGIMVTVVWLYVEILRIIAIARGNN; from the coding sequence ATGAGCAACTTCGCCTTCAACAATCCTGCTTTCCAGCAGCAGGACCCGCGCAACGTCGCGACCTACCCGGGTGCCCCCCAGGGTGCGCAGGGCGCACAGGCCGCGTCGCTCCAGCACGGTGCGATGGATGCCGCCGCCAACGCGCAGCTCGAGGGCATGTACGCCGCCCCCGCGGCCGGCGCCCTCGAGACCGACCGAATGTCCGTCGAGGACACCGTGTGGAAGACCGCCGGCCTGTTCGGCATCCTCCTCGTCACCGCCGCCGTCGGCTGGGTGCTGACGCTCGGCGGCCTCGACGTGCCGCGGTACGACCCGTACAACCCCGCCGCCGTCAACGTGCTGCCCTGGGCCCTCGGGGCGCTCGGCGGCTTCGTGCTGGCGATGGTCATCACCTTCACCTCGCGCAAGAAGGTCCGCCCCGCGCTGATCTTCGCCTACGCGGCCTTCGAGGGCCTCTTCATCGGCGGCATCTCGGCGTTCTTCGAGGTCCGCTGGCCCGGCATCGTCTTCCAGGCAACGCTCGCGACCGTCTCGGTCGTCGGCGTGACCCTCGCCCTCTTCGCGAGCGGCAAGATCCGCGCCTCGAAGAAGGCGACCAAGATCTTCATGATCGCGATGATCGGCTACCTGGTCTTCTCGCTCCTGAACCTCGTCCTCATGTGGACCGGGATCAACGACAACGCGTTCGGTCTGTTCAGCGCCGAGATCATGGGCATCCCGCTCGGCCTCATCATCGGCGTCCTCGTCGTGATCATGGCGGCCTACTCGCTGGTGCTCGACTTCGACCAGATCCAGCAGGGCGTGCGCAACGGCGCTCCCCGCAAGTACGGCTGGCTCGGCGGCTTCGGCATCATGGTCACGGTCGTCTGGCTCTACGTCGAGATCCTGCGGATCATCGCGATCGCCCGCGGCAACAACTGA